The Enterococcus rotai genome includes a window with the following:
- the trmFO gene encoding FADH(2)-oxidizing methylenetetrahydrofolate--tRNA-(uracil(54)-C(5))-methyltransferase TrmFO: MSTSVTVIGAGLAGSEAAWQVAQAGVSVTLYEMRPVKNTPAHQTENFAELVCSNSLRGNNLTNAVGVLKEEMRRLDSIIINSADKTAVPAGGALAVDRDTFSQAITDKIKNHPLITVKNEEITAIPDGIVIIATGPLTSESLAEQIKEFNGSDGFYFYDAAAPIVDKATIDMDKVYLKSRYNKGEAAYLNCPMTEEEFKAFYEALISAEVVPLKTFEKEKFFEGCMPIEVMASRGIKTMLFGPLKPVGLEDPKTGKRPYAVIQLRQDNAAASLYNLVGFQTHLKWGEQKRVFQMIPGLENAEFVRYGVMHRNSFMNSPELLKPTYQSQKRENLFFAGQMTGVEGYVESAASGLLAGINAARLAKDEELVVFPRETTLGSMAYYITHAEGKHFQPMNANFGLFPELPERIRDKKERYEAIADRALTKLAEVTKELNLLEQTK; encoded by the coding sequence ATGTCTACTTCTGTCACAGTTATTGGTGCAGGACTTGCGGGTAGTGAAGCTGCTTGGCAAGTTGCTCAAGCAGGTGTCTCTGTAACCCTTTATGAAATGCGTCCTGTAAAAAATACACCAGCTCATCAAACAGAAAACTTTGCTGAACTTGTTTGTTCAAACTCGTTAAGAGGAAATAATTTAACAAATGCGGTCGGTGTACTAAAAGAAGAAATGCGCCGTTTAGATTCCATCATCATTAATAGTGCGGATAAAACAGCTGTTCCTGCAGGCGGTGCCTTAGCTGTGGATCGAGATACTTTTTCACAAGCAATCACAGATAAAATCAAAAATCATCCATTAATTACTGTAAAAAATGAAGAAATCACTGCAATTCCAGATGGGATCGTCATTATCGCAACAGGTCCATTAACTTCTGAGTCTTTAGCTGAACAGATCAAAGAATTTAATGGTTCGGATGGTTTTTACTTTTATGATGCAGCAGCTCCGATCGTTGATAAAGCAACAATCGATATGGATAAAGTTTATTTAAAATCCCGCTATAACAAAGGGGAAGCAGCTTATTTAAATTGTCCGATGACCGAAGAAGAGTTCAAAGCCTTTTATGAAGCCTTGATTTCAGCTGAAGTTGTACCATTAAAAACCTTTGAAAAGGAAAAATTCTTTGAAGGTTGTATGCCAATTGAAGTCATGGCAAGTCGTGGTATCAAAACAATGTTATTTGGTCCATTAAAACCTGTTGGCTTGGAAGATCCTAAAACAGGTAAACGTCCCTATGCTGTTATTCAGTTACGCCAAGATAATGCCGCAGCTTCCTTGTACAATCTTGTTGGTTTCCAAACACATTTAAAATGGGGCGAACAAAAACGTGTCTTCCAAATGATTCCAGGTTTAGAAAATGCTGAATTTGTCCGCTATGGTGTTATGCATCGCAATAGCTTTATGAACTCTCCTGAACTATTGAAGCCAACCTATCAGTCTCAAAAACGAGAAAATCTATTTTTCGCAGGACAAATGACTGGTGTTGAAGGCTATGTAGAAAGCGCAGCTAGTGGTCTATTAGCTGGAATCAATGCAGCACGACTAGCAAAAGACGAAGAACTTGTCGTTTTCCCGAGAGAAACAACCTTAGGCAGTATGGCCTATTATATTACCCATGCTGAAGGGAAACATTTCCAACCTATGAACGCTAATTTCGGTCTTTTCCCAGAATTACCTGAAAGAATCCGCGATAAGAAGGAGCGTTATGAAGCAATTGCAGACAGAGCGTTAACAAAATTAGCTGAAGTAACAAAAGAACTAAATCTTCTAGAACAAACAAAATAA
- the parE gene encoding DNA topoisomerase IV subunit B yields MAKKVNNEYNDASIQVLEGLEAVRKRPGMYIGSTDSRGLHHLVYEIVDNAVDEALSGYGNEISVTIQKDNSIKITDSGRGMPVGMHASGIPTVEVIFTVLHAGGKFGQGGYKTSGGLHGVGASVVNALSSWLEVRIVRDGVEYMERFENGGKPVGTLKKVGKTTKKNGTSVIFLPDDTIFSTIHFSYDTLAERLRESAFLLKGVKISLADFRGEEPKEEIFHYDEGIKEFVAYLNEEKDTLTPVVYFSGEKDGIEVELSYQYNDGYSENVLSFVNNVRTKDGGTHEVGMKSSMTKAYNEYARKVGLLKEKDKNLEGSDFREGLAAVLSIRVPENLLQFEGQTKEKLGTPMARNAVDNVVGEQMGFYLQENSEMSQQLIRKAIKAREAREAARKAREESRNGKKRKKGESLLSGKLTPAQSRNPKRNELYLVEGDSAGGSAKQGRDRKFQAILPLRGKVLNTEKAKMQDILKNEEINTMIYTIGAGVGPEFSVEDCNYDKVIIMTDADTDGAHIQVLLLTFFYRYMKPLIEAGKIYIALPPLYKVSKGVGKKAVTEYAWTDEELANVTEQVGKGYMLQRYKGLGEMNADQLWETTMDPETRTLIRVRIDDAAQAERRVTTLMGDKVEPRRKWIERHVQFTLEEDGSILDRKDGETEISPSISNEVLDEEKKEEAERKNADAEEISLFDLE; encoded by the coding sequence TTGGCGAAAAAAGTAAACAATGAATACAATGACGCCTCCATTCAAGTTTTAGAAGGATTGGAAGCTGTAAGAAAAAGACCAGGAATGTATATCGGCTCCACAGACAGCCGTGGATTACATCATTTAGTCTATGAAATCGTCGATAACGCTGTCGATGAAGCATTGTCCGGTTACGGAAATGAAATCAGCGTGACGATTCAAAAAGATAATAGCATCAAAATAACGGATTCAGGTCGTGGAATGCCTGTGGGGATGCATGCATCTGGTATCCCGACTGTAGAAGTGATTTTCACCGTTCTCCATGCCGGCGGTAAATTTGGTCAAGGTGGATACAAAACCTCTGGAGGACTTCATGGTGTAGGTGCCAGTGTGGTTAATGCACTATCAAGTTGGTTAGAAGTCCGTATTGTCCGCGATGGCGTTGAATATATGGAACGCTTTGAAAACGGTGGTAAACCTGTTGGGACCTTGAAAAAAGTTGGTAAGACAACTAAAAAGAATGGTACTTCTGTGATTTTCTTACCAGATGATACGATTTTTTCGACCATACATTTTTCATATGACACACTAGCTGAACGTTTAAGAGAGTCCGCGTTCCTACTAAAAGGAGTAAAAATCTCCTTAGCAGATTTTAGAGGAGAAGAACCAAAAGAAGAGATCTTTCACTATGACGAAGGGATCAAGGAGTTTGTAGCGTATCTTAATGAAGAAAAAGATACATTAACACCTGTTGTCTATTTTTCTGGTGAAAAAGACGGTATTGAAGTAGAACTTTCATATCAATACAATGATGGTTATTCAGAAAATGTTCTTTCCTTTGTAAATAATGTCCGGACAAAAGATGGCGGTACCCATGAAGTTGGTATGAAATCTTCAATGACAAAAGCGTACAATGAATATGCTAGAAAAGTCGGTTTGCTAAAAGAAAAAGATAAGAATCTTGAAGGTAGCGACTTCCGTGAAGGATTGGCTGCGGTATTATCGATCCGAGTGCCAGAAAACCTATTACAATTTGAAGGTCAAACGAAAGAAAAACTTGGGACACCAATGGCTCGTAATGCAGTAGACAATGTTGTTGGTGAGCAAATGGGCTTTTATCTCCAAGAAAATAGCGAAATGAGCCAACAGTTGATTCGTAAAGCAATCAAAGCGCGTGAAGCGCGTGAAGCAGCACGGAAAGCGCGTGAAGAAAGTCGTAACGGGAAAAAACGCAAAAAAGGGGAGTCTCTTTTATCCGGTAAATTAACCCCTGCCCAATCACGTAATCCCAAACGAAATGAATTATACCTAGTCGAAGGAGATTCTGCCGGCGGCTCAGCTAAACAAGGCCGCGACAGAAAATTCCAAGCGATCTTACCTTTACGAGGAAAAGTTCTGAATACTGAAAAAGCGAAGATGCAGGATATTCTGAAAAATGAAGAAATCAATACGATGATCTATACAATCGGTGCAGGTGTTGGTCCTGAGTTTTCAGTTGAAGACTGTAACTACGATAAAGTCATCATCATGACCGATGCGGATACCGATGGTGCCCATATCCAAGTCTTGTTGTTAACATTCTTTTACCGTTATATGAAACCATTGATCGAAGCTGGCAAAATTTATATTGCACTACCACCCCTTTATAAAGTATCAAAAGGTGTTGGTAAAAAGGCTGTCACAGAATACGCTTGGACAGATGAAGAATTAGCTAACGTTACAGAACAAGTTGGCAAAGGCTATATGCTCCAACGCTACAAAGGACTAGGGGAAATGAATGCAGATCAGCTGTGGGAGACCACAATGGACCCTGAGACACGTACGTTGATCCGAGTTAGAATAGATGATGCAGCTCAAGCAGAACGCCGTGTAACGACTCTTATGGGGGATAAAGTAGAACCAAGAAGAAAATGGATTGAGCGCCATGTCCAATTTACGTTGGA
- a CDS encoding aldose 1-epimerase family protein, which translates to MTVQIENEFLIATIAEDGAELISLKSKKNNIEYIWQGDPAFWGRHAPVLFPVVGRLKDDQYTYQNQTYPMSQHGFARDSLFNVIEHGTELVSLSLKSNKETKKVYPFDFELILSYLLEEDNLVVRYQVENTGASDMYFSIGGHPAFNVPLESGLTFDDYYLSFSPKKSRTQIPLAGPFADFEHKTLGQTNTSLDIRRELFNEDAIIFETKGANAFTIETDEGAHSISLSYTDMPYVGIWSPYPQEAPFVCIEPWCGIADEVNATGNLVDKKGINTLAASDIFKTQYTLTAK; encoded by the coding sequence ATGACGGTACAAATTGAAAATGAATTTCTAATTGCGACAATCGCAGAAGATGGGGCAGAATTAATCAGCTTGAAATCAAAGAAAAATAACATTGAATATATTTGGCAAGGTGACCCAGCCTTTTGGGGACGTCATGCACCAGTGCTCTTTCCTGTCGTTGGTCGCCTAAAAGACGATCAATATACCTACCAAAACCAAACATATCCGATGAGTCAGCATGGCTTTGCTCGAGATAGCCTTTTCAATGTGATCGAGCATGGTACTGAGCTAGTCTCATTATCACTGAAAAGCAATAAAGAAACCAAAAAAGTTTATCCATTCGATTTTGAATTAATTCTGTCCTATCTTTTAGAAGAGGATAATTTAGTGGTACGTTATCAAGTTGAAAATACTGGAGCAAGCGACATGTACTTTTCAATTGGTGGCCATCCAGCATTTAACGTTCCATTGGAATCAGGACTAACCTTTGATGATTATTATCTAAGCTTTTCGCCCAAAAAATCTCGCACTCAAATTCCTTTAGCTGGACCATTTGCAGATTTTGAACATAAAACATTAGGACAAACAAATACAAGTCTTGATATTCGTCGTGAATTATTTAACGAGGATGCCATTATTTTTGAAACAAAAGGAGCAAACGCTTTTACGATTGAAACAGACGAGGGAGCTCACAGTATTAGTTTAAGCTATACTGACATGCCTTACGTGGGGATTTGGTCTCCTTATCCACAAGAAGCGCCATTCGTTTGTATTGAACCGTGGTGTGGTATAGCGGATGAAGTGAATGCGACAGGAAATTTAGTCGATAAAAAAGGCATCAATACCTTAGCTGCCTCAGATATCTTTAAAACACAATATACGCTTACAGCGAAATAG
- a CDS encoding CoA-binding protein codes for MPIENPSQEQIFEYLKQAKRIAVVGLSAKEDRTSYKIAQLLQEYGYEIIPVNPLLVGQEILGEKVYGTLQDVPGSIDIVDIFRRSEFLPEVAQDFLETDAKVFWAQLGLENQEAAEMLKNDGRNAIIMNRCIKIELAAMPK; via the coding sequence ATGCCAATAGAAAACCCATCACAAGAACAAATTTTTGAGTATCTAAAACAGGCCAAACGAATTGCCGTTGTTGGTTTAAGTGCAAAAGAAGACCGGACCAGCTACAAAATAGCACAATTACTACAAGAATACGGCTATGAGATCATTCCCGTAAATCCACTATTAGTTGGTCAAGAAATTCTCGGAGAGAAAGTTTATGGGACATTACAAGACGTTCCTGGCTCAATCGACATTGTCGATATTTTCCGTCGCAGTGAATTTTTACCAGAAGTTGCACAAGATTTTTTAGAAACAGATGCTAAAGTCTTTTGGGCGCAGTTAGGATTAGAAAATCAAGAAGCGGCTGAAATGTTGAAAAATGATGGAAGAAATGCTATTATAATGAATCGTTGCATTAAAATTGAATTAGCAGCAATGCCAAAATAG
- the hslU gene encoding ATP-dependent protease ATPase subunit HslU, with amino-acid sequence MNELNKTPREIVKELDEYIIGQETAKKSVAVALRNRYRRLQLDEKMQQDVTPKNMLMIGPTGVGKTEIARRLAKIVNAPFIKVEATKFTEVGYVGRDVESMVRDLVENAIQIVEKQQYSRVYSQALKKANNRLVKVLVPGIKKEQKQASNNQFEQMMQMFNSAQQPQDTQEEVTEEIKVNRKTILEQLEKGLLNNREVTIEIDEPKKTMPAMNTGMEQMGIDLNETLGALSPKKKVERVVTVKEAQELLVKEESAKIVKEADIHSEAIRLAESSGIIFIDEFDKITSKSQQNSGEVSREGVQRDILPIVEGSQVNTKYGAIQTDHILFIASGAFHLSKPSDLIPELQGRFPIRVELDDLTAEDFVRILTEPNNALIKQYIALIETENVNIIFTKEAIERIANIAFDVNRDTDNIGARRLHTILERLLEDLLFEAPDMQMGEITITEAYVNEKLNSIVQNEDLSRYIL; translated from the coding sequence ATGAACGAGTTAAACAAAACACCAAGAGAAATCGTGAAAGAATTAGATGAATATATAATTGGGCAAGAAACTGCGAAAAAGTCAGTCGCTGTCGCTTTAAGAAACAGATATCGCCGCTTACAACTTGATGAAAAAATGCAGCAAGATGTCACGCCTAAAAATATGCTAATGATCGGACCAACTGGTGTAGGGAAAACAGAAATCGCTAGACGTTTGGCTAAAATTGTCAATGCACCCTTTATCAAAGTTGAAGCGACTAAATTTACTGAGGTCGGTTATGTCGGTCGAGATGTCGAATCAATGGTTCGTGATTTAGTTGAAAACGCCATTCAAATCGTTGAAAAACAACAATACAGCCGTGTCTATTCTCAAGCATTGAAAAAAGCGAATAACCGCTTAGTAAAAGTTTTAGTTCCAGGAATTAAAAAAGAACAAAAGCAAGCATCGAACAACCAATTTGAACAAATGATGCAAATGTTCAATAGTGCGCAACAACCTCAAGACACACAAGAGGAAGTAACTGAGGAAATCAAGGTCAATCGTAAAACAATTCTTGAACAATTAGAAAAAGGGCTATTAAACAACCGCGAAGTGACAATAGAAATAGACGAACCTAAAAAAACAATGCCCGCAATGAATACAGGGATGGAACAGATGGGTATCGACCTAAACGAAACACTTGGTGCCTTATCACCTAAGAAAAAAGTTGAACGTGTGGTAACGGTCAAGGAAGCGCAAGAACTATTAGTGAAAGAAGAATCTGCTAAAATTGTCAAAGAAGCTGATATCCACAGTGAAGCAATTCGGTTGGCTGAGAGCAGTGGGATTATTTTTATCGATGAATTTGATAAAATCACATCAAAAAGTCAACAAAATTCTGGTGAGGTTTCTCGCGAAGGGGTACAAAGAGATATTTTACCGATTGTTGAAGGCTCTCAAGTCAATACAAAATACGGTGCCATCCAAACAGACCATATTTTATTTATTGCATCAGGTGCTTTTCACTTGTCAAAACCAAGTGACTTGATTCCTGAGTTGCAAGGGCGTTTCCCGATTCGAGTAGAATTAGATGATTTGACCGCTGAAGACTTCGTACGCATTTTAACAGAACCGAACAATGCGTTGATCAAACAATACATTGCCTTGATCGAAACAGAAAATGTCAATATTATTTTCACAAAAGAAGCAATTGAGCGGATTGCCAATATCGCATTTGACGTGAATCGCGATACGGATAACATTGGAGCTCGCCGCTTGCATACAATTTTAGAACGCTTATTAGAAGATTTATTGTTTGAAGCACCAGATATGCAAATGGGGGAAATAACAATTACTGAAGCATATGTGAATGAAAAACTAAACAGTATTGTTCAAAATGAAGATTTAAGCCGTTATATACTTTGA
- the xerC gene encoding tyrosine recombinase XerC gives MQEKNWSELFLNYLIVERGYSDKTKIAYQEDMLNFFDFLKNSGEADYLSVDHLDIRTYLSFLYDKNYSRNSISRKIASLRSFYQFLLKNEVIKENPFSYVHMKKKQLRLPRFFYEKEMDALFDSAKGSKPLDLRNQALLEILYGTGIRVSECANLTLQSIDFSANVLLIHGKGNKDRYVPFGSFAQDALKEYLENGRAVLMTKYHQEHAFVFINHHGEQITSTGIEYVLNQLIKKSTLNSDIHPHMLRHTFATHLLNNGADMRTVQELLGHSDLSTTQIYAHVTKESLQKNYRTFHPRA, from the coding sequence ATGCAAGAAAAAAACTGGTCAGAACTGTTTTTAAATTATTTGATCGTTGAACGTGGCTATTCGGACAAAACCAAAATTGCTTACCAAGAAGATATGCTCAACTTTTTTGATTTTTTAAAGAATTCAGGAGAGGCTGACTATTTAAGTGTGGATCATTTAGATATCCGTACTTATTTAAGTTTTTTATATGATAAAAACTATAGTCGGAACTCGATCAGCAGAAAAATTGCCAGTTTACGTTCTTTCTATCAATTTTTGCTTAAAAACGAAGTCATCAAAGAAAACCCATTTTCATACGTACATATGAAGAAAAAGCAACTACGTCTTCCACGTTTTTTTTACGAAAAAGAAATGGATGCACTTTTTGATAGTGCTAAAGGATCAAAACCTTTGGATTTAAGAAATCAGGCGTTGCTAGAAATTTTATATGGTACAGGGATTCGGGTAAGTGAATGTGCAAATTTAACCTTACAGTCAATTGATTTTTCTGCAAATGTATTATTGATTCATGGAAAAGGCAACAAAGATCGCTATGTGCCGTTTGGTTCCTTTGCCCAAGATGCGCTTAAGGAGTATTTGGAAAATGGACGAGCTGTTTTGATGACCAAATATCATCAAGAGCATGCTTTTGTTTTTATCAATCATCATGGTGAACAAATTACATCAACAGGGATTGAATACGTTTTAAATCAGCTTATCAAAAAAAGTACCTTGAATAGCGATATACACCCACATATGTTGCGGCATACATTTGCAACACATCTATTAAATAATGGTGCGGATATGCGGACTGTTCAAGAATTGCTAGGACACTCTGATTTATCGACTACACAAATTTATGCTCACGTAACCAAAGAAAGTTTACAAAAAAATTATCGAACATTTCATCCGCGTGCTTAA
- the plsY gene encoding glycerol-3-phosphate 1-O-acyltransferase PlsY, which produces MKFFVLLIIAYLLGSIPSGVWVGKLFFKKDLRQFGSGNTGTTNTFRVLGKKAGVAVLLMDILKGTLATCLPLLFSLHVNPLVFGVAAVLGHTFPVFANFKGGKAVATSAGMLLAYNPAFFVYSALIFIIMLYITSMVSLTSMISAVLITLSTVILPFAIPAILPRFDWLLTLIALALTIFIFIRHKENIQRIKDGTESRVPFGLGSKK; this is translated from the coding sequence ATGAAATTCTTTGTGCTATTGATTATCGCGTATTTATTAGGTTCTATTCCTTCAGGTGTTTGGGTGGGGAAACTGTTCTTTAAAAAAGACCTACGCCAGTTTGGTAGCGGTAATACAGGAACAACCAATACGTTTAGGGTTTTGGGAAAAAAAGCTGGTGTTGCTGTTTTGTTGATGGACATTTTAAAAGGAACTTTAGCAACTTGCTTGCCACTATTGTTTTCTTTACATGTTAATCCGCTAGTTTTTGGTGTTGCTGCCGTTTTAGGGCACACATTTCCAGTTTTTGCCAATTTTAAAGGGGGGAAAGCTGTAGCAACAAGCGCAGGCATGCTTTTAGCTTACAATCCAGCATTTTTTGTTTATTCTGCCTTAATTTTTATTATTATGTTATACATTACTAGTATGGTAAGTTTGACAAGCATGATTAGCGCTGTGTTGATTACTCTTTCAACCGTTATTCTACCATTTGCTATTCCAGCAATTTTGCCTCGATTTGATTGGTTGTTGACATTGATTGCATTAGCTCTAACGATTTTCATTTTCATTCGACATAAAGAGAATATTCAGCGAATCAAAGATGGAACAGAAAGTCGTGTCCCGTTTGGACTCGGCTCAAAGAAATAA
- the codY gene encoding GTP-sensing pleiotropic transcriptional regulator CodY, translating into MTTLLEKTRQINKLLQQKNTFDQKADLPYDKMAVILGDVLDSNAYIISNEGVLLGYNEKLDVNNARVKHMFEEKRFPQSYTDAADNLMKTEANISITSDLTAFPVELREKYPFGLTTIVPMFGAGERLGTIILARVEQSFDDEDLVLAEYSATVVGMQILYQQSRNIEANVRSATAVQMAINTLSYSELKAVQAIFKALDGEEGRLTASSIADEIGITRSVIVNALRKLESAGIIESRSLGMKGTYLKVLNKQFIKELEKDNK; encoded by the coding sequence ATGACTACTTTATTAGAAAAAACGCGTCAAATCAACAAACTTTTACAACAGAAAAATACATTTGATCAAAAAGCTGATTTACCTTACGATAAAATGGCGGTAATTTTGGGCGATGTTTTGGACAGTAATGCCTATATTATTAGTAACGAAGGGGTATTGTTAGGGTACAACGAAAAATTAGATGTTAATAATGCGCGTGTAAAGCATATGTTCGAGGAAAAACGTTTTCCGCAAAGCTACACAGATGCTGCTGATAATTTAATGAAAACCGAAGCTAATATTTCAATTACTAGTGATTTAACTGCTTTTCCAGTTGAGTTACGTGAAAAATATCCTTTTGGTCTGACGACCATCGTACCAATGTTTGGTGCTGGTGAGCGTTTAGGGACGATTATCTTAGCAAGGGTTGAACAGTCCTTTGATGATGAAGACTTAGTCTTAGCAGAATATAGTGCCACAGTTGTAGGAATGCAGATTCTCTATCAACAATCAAGAAACATCGAAGCTAACGTCCGTAGTGCAACCGCTGTACAAATGGCGATCAATACCTTATCTTATAGCGAACTAAAAGCAGTCCAAGCGATTTTTAAAGCTTTAGATGGAGAAGAAGGTCGGTTAACAGCCTCTAGCATCGCTGATGAGATTGGAATTACTCGTTCAGTGATTGTGAATGCCTTAAGAAAATTAGAATCAGCTGGTATTATTGAATCAAGATCTTTAGGAATGAAAGGGACCTATTTAAAAGTTTTAAACAAACAATTTATCAAAGAATTGGAAAAAGATAACAAGTAG
- the hslV gene encoding ATP-dependent protease subunit HslV — MVESQFHSTTICAVEKDGKFAMAGDGQVTMGESVVMKGTAKKVRRIYNDEVVVGFAGSVADAFTLEEKFEGKLNEYNGNLTRAAVELAQEWRTQQSMQKLEAMLIVMNAKEMLLVSGTGEVITPDDGILAIGSGGNFALSAARAMKHYGDKEMSAKDIAKNALNIAADICVFTNHNIIVEEI, encoded by the coding sequence ATGGTTGAATCACAATTTCATTCAACAACAATTTGTGCCGTTGAAAAAGACGGTAAATTTGCTATGGCTGGTGACGGTCAAGTTACAATGGGTGAGTCAGTAGTTATGAAAGGTACTGCGAAAAAAGTTCGCAGAATCTATAATGACGAAGTTGTTGTGGGATTTGCAGGAAGTGTAGCAGATGCGTTTACACTTGAAGAAAAATTTGAAGGTAAATTAAATGAATATAATGGTAATTTAACCAGAGCAGCAGTTGAATTAGCACAGGAATGGCGAACGCAACAATCTATGCAAAAATTAGAGGCCATGTTGATCGTGATGAATGCTAAAGAAATGCTATTAGTTTCTGGAACAGGTGAAGTGATCACTCCAGACGATGGTATTTTAGCTATAGGTTCAGGTGGTAATTTTGCCTTATCTGCAGCTCGAGCTATGAAACATTATGGAGATAAAGAAATGTCTGCAAAAGATATCGCCAAAAACGCATTGAATATTGCGGCAGATATCTGCGTCTTTACAAATCACAATATTATTGTAGAAGAAATATAA